A region of Eschrichtius robustus isolate mEscRob2 chromosome 19, mEscRob2.pri, whole genome shotgun sequence DNA encodes the following proteins:
- the ZNF146 gene encoding zinc finger protein OZF has translation MSHLSQQRVCSGENPFACKVCGKVFSHKSTLTEHEHFHNREKPFECNECGKAFSQKQYVIKHQNTHTGEKLFECNECGKSFSQKENLLTHQKIHTGEKPFECKDCGKAFIQKSNLIRHQRTHTGEKPFVCKECGKTFSGKSNLTEHEKIHIGEKPFKCSECGTAFGQKKYLIKHQNIHTGEKPYECNECGKAFSQRTSLIVHVRIHSGDKPYECNVCGKAFSQSSSLTVHVRSHTGEKPYGCNECGKAFSQFSTLALHLRIHTGKKPYQCSECGKAFSQKSHHIRHQKIHTH, from the coding sequence ATGTCACACCTCAGTCAGCAGAGAGTTTGTAGTGGGGAAAACCCCTTTGCCTGTAAGGTATGTGGGAAAGTCTTCAGCCACAAATCAACTCTCACTGAGCATGAGCATTTTCATAATAGAGAGAAACCTtttgaatgtaatgaatgtggaaaagcATTCAGCCAAAAGCAGTATGTTATTAAACATCAAAATACCCATACTGGAGAGAAGCTTtttgaatgtaatgaatgtggaaaatCCTTCAGCCAGAAGGAAAACCTTCTTACCCATCAGAaaattcacactggagagaaaccttttgAGTGTAAGGATTGTGGGAAAGCTTTCATTCAGAAGTCGAACCTCATCAGACACCAGAGAactcacacaggagagaagccCTTTGTATGTAAGGAGTGTGGGAAAACCTTCAGTGGCAAGTCAAACCTTACAGAGCATGAGAAAATTCATATTGGAGAGAAACCCTTTAAGTGTAGTGAATGTGGAACAGCTTTTGGTCAGAAGAAGTACctcataaaacatcaaaatattcacactggagagaaaccctatgaatgtaatgaatgtggaaaagccttctCTCAGCGAACGTCACTTATTGTACATGTGAGAATTCATTCAGGTGATAAGCCTTATGAATGCAATGTATGTGGAAAAGCCTTCTCTCAAAGTTCATCTCTTACGGTGCATGTGAGAAGCCATACAGGTGAGAAACCCTATGGTTGTAATGAGTGTGGGAAAGCTTTCTCTCAATTCTCAACCCTTGCTCTACATTTGAGAATACACACAGGTAAGAAGCCTTATCAAtgtagtgaatgtgggaaagctttcagcCAGAAATCACACCACATTAGACACCAGAAAATTCATACTCATTAA